One Aegilops tauschii subsp. strangulata cultivar AL8/78 chromosome 2, Aet v6.0, whole genome shotgun sequence genomic window, TGCCATTGCATGGTTCTTTCCTGGAAGGAAATTTTTTTGGAGCCGTATAGTACGTTTCTGGAGCCCTTTAGACACGAACGGCCATCTCCGACTGGACATGACCAAGTCTCGGACTATTCCACTCAGCACTCAAGCTCAACACCTGCTTGGCCTCGTCTTCCATTTTGATGCGCCCACCCACCATGTCAAACGCTCCCGTTCTCCTGCGCGTGCGTCGGTGCGTGCACGGGACCCATGGAATCTGTCGTCCCCATCATCCCGTCCGCGATGAAGAATGGTCAAGTCGCCTCCCCGGTTGACCCCCAAAGGCCAAGACTAGTATGAAGCAGGTGGCGCGAGCACGGCCGTCCCGTGCGTGGCATCCACGGCACCAGCAGCACGGCAAGTCAAGCTCGGCTCGCAAGGTGGCTGTGTCCGGATCGCGCAGCGCAACCGATGGATGGCTCGCGAACTCCCCCGGAAGCCGGCGACGACGTTCCCCGTCACGAGCTCCTCGGCCACTCCGTTAGGAATCCTTTACTAGTCAACCAGACAGAGACTTGCACGGCAAGCAGTTGATCCCGTTTAGAATATTTTTTAGCAAAGATTCCGTTTAGATTAGACAACGGCTGTGCTGCGCTGCGCTGCCGCTCTGCCCAGGAAGCAGCGCGCCGGCCGAGCCGCCGCACTACTGCATATAATTTGTGTGGTAGGTAGTAGGTACAACTGTCTCAGGTCAAATATGTCCACCTTTCTAAATTTCAGTAGTCTGTCTTTTTGCGGGGCAAATTAAGTACTCTGTTAGCAGCCCCTCATGCACAAATACTAGTGTACTATTGTGcatattttttttttcaaaaaaacttccaatctattcatcttcaatcatggcagtacaacgaacaccagaaataaaaattacatccagatccgtagaccacctagcgaagATTACAAGCAccgaagcgagccgaaggcgcgccgccgtcaacGCCCCTCCATCACCGGAGCCAGGCACAACTTGTTGTAATAGATGGTCGGAAAAttgtcgtgctaaggccccataggaccagcccCCCAGAATAGCAACCGCCGTCGATGAAAAATAacgtagatcggaaggatccaaaccgaaaacacacgaacgtagacgaacaacgacgagatccgagcaaatccaccaaagatatAACAACATAGAGTAAGGATGAAACCATAAAATAATAACTTATTTTGAACTGAAGCACACAAGAATTGGATCATCGATTGCAGTTAGCTGTTGGGCGAGTGCGCACATGTCTTTTTTTTTTTACTTCTTCTCTATCCAGGGGAGAGTGCGCACATGTTGTGTTTAGTGGCATTTCTGGGAAGCACCGTGCCGTGCCGGCCGAGACGTTCCCGACACGCGACCCCCCTATAAAACCATCTCCAGCAAGACGTCTCTTGCCATCAGTCAGCTTACCAGATAAACACCAACAGAAATCACTTCCCAGCCACCAAAGACTTCCCATTCGATCCGATCACCACAAAAAACCTCAAGCTTCTCGACCGGTTTATTAGTTGTTCAACAGCCAACACCATGAGCTCTCGGATGGCCGGAGCCACGTTGCTGCGCCACCTGGGCCCCCACCTCTTcgccgccgccgagccggcgTCCGGGCTCGCCGCGAGCGCGAGGGGTATCCTGCCCGCCGCCGCGAGGATCTTCCCCGCGCGGATGGCCAGCACCGCCGCCGGCGCGCATGCCAAACAAGAAGGTGACGCTGAAAAGCCCGAGAGCGCCACAGCGCCGGAGCAGAACAAGAAGCCCGTGGCGAGCTACTGGGGCATCGAGCCGCGGAAGCTCGTCAAGGACGACGGCACGGAGTGGCCGTGGTTCTCCTTCAGGCCGTGGGACACGTACCGGCCGGACACGTCCATCGACGTGGCCAAGCACCACGAGCCCAGGGCGGTGGCGGACAAGGTGGCGTACCTCATCGTGCGGACGCTGCGCGCGGGCAGCGACCTCTTCTTCCAGCGCCGCCACGCCAGCCACGCGCTGCTGCTTGAGACGGTGGCGGCGGTGCCGCCCATGGTGGGCGGCGTGCTGCTGCACCTGCGCTCGCTCCGCCGATTCGAGCACAGCGGCGGCTGGATCCGCGCGCTCATGGAGGAGGCCGAGAACGAGCGCATGCACCTCATGACCTTCATGGAGGTGACGCAGCCCCTGTGGTGGGAGCGCGCGCTCGTGCTCGCCACGCAGGGCGTCTTCTTCAACGCCTACTTCGTCGGCTACCTCATCTCCCCCAAGTTCGCGCACCGCTTCGTCGGCTACCTCGAGGAGGAGGCCGTCCACTCCTACACCGAGTACCTCAAGGACCTTGAGGCCGGCTTGATCGAGAACACGCCCGCGCCGGCCATTGCCATCGACTACTGGCGCCTCCCCGCCGACGCCAGGCTCAAGGACGTCGTCATCGCCGTGCGCGCCGACGAGGCGCATCACCGCGACGCCAACCACTACGCATCGGACATCCATTACCAGGGAATGACGCTGAATCAGACGCCTGCGCCGCTCGGCTACCACTGATCAGTTCAATGGACCACCATAGATCGATGCCTGCCCAGTCCTTCCGCCCAGTCCACCGCTGTCACCTACTACCACTGCCGCCGACGTTTGTCCCGTTAATTTGAGATGGATTGTTGCGCGCGCAGTATGTTTATGTCCATGAGTTTTTTGTGTCACTTTGTACCCAAAGATATGTTTTTGTAAGCCGGTAATTCTTGTACATATGAATTGATTACTTTTCTTGAAAAAAATATGTGATATTTGGGTACAAAGTGATACTATTACTTGACAATAAAATATTTTTAACGGACGTGCAATATGCATACTTTCCTAGGCAAAATACCACCCACCAAAACATCTCATCGTTAAAGCTCTTAAATCATAAAATCTCAATGGATTTCCATATTGACGGGTTGTTGATAAAAGAAATCCATATATGCTCTCCGATCTATTACTATTTGCACTGACCATGTTTAGATGAATGATCTCCAAGAGAGATGTGTGTATGTTAGTTGGGTTTAACCTTGACAGTAAtctatcccagtgacagaaagaaAGAAATCTATTATGTTATTTTCACTAAGGATGAAAAGATAGCTACCTAGTTGTCTCGGTGACGAGTTGGAGGTAAGAGAATATATTGTCATTAAAAGATAGCTGCCTAGTTGCCTCGGTGATGAGTTAGAGGTAAAGAGAATATATTGTCAACATTACGTTACCCTCTGTTTAATGCAACACTCTACTTTTACTTAATACTCCTagagatgcatgctggataacagTCTCGAGCAGAGTATTAGTTGTATATGTAGTTGGATAACAGTCTAGAGATATAGGGACGTAATGACTATATGAAATCATGATGTATATTATCAATCATAAAAATGTAATTTAATCGATACACAACTGTAATTTGTTCACCACACAGATGCTATGTTTTTTTTCCAGAGATGCCACTAGTGAAGTTATGGATCCGGTCATAATCACGACCTCGATCACTTGTGTTGTTATTCTTTACAATCTGtaccaattttattttttgttttataGATCATATGATACGCTTATCTTTGTAACTATCAAAGCTGCGGAGATTGATAACCTCATTAGACAAGTTGGGGCCAAGAAGAAGTTCATAATTGTATGCAAGTACTGATAATTAACTCGTAACTTGAGCACCCCACGGTTTGATAACATTggttcttcactgagggaaatatgCTGCTTCCTACATACCCTTACTCTTCGTGGTTCAGCGATTTCCTATAAATATAATTGGAAGTGCTACACCAAATGCTTGACAAATCACGAGAATTGATTCAAAGTTGTGAAAGTATTCATGCACCACCCTTGCCATATCCCCATGATCAACATATATGGGCCCATCCATCTTGAGGTTACCGAGAAAACTCTTGCACTTCATGTTATTGGCATGTAGGTTAAAATAACTGTGTATCTGCGCCCCCTCCTTCGGAGAGAGCAACCTGGATTGTTGGTGCACCATGGTCATCTTGAGTGATGCTAGACCTAGCAATTTCTTGTTGAGCAATTTGTGTAGACCTCTCATGCGCAGAAAGAGGCTCGGGATCCATATCAACACCTAAGCGCAAGATCAACTCAGTGGCAATCCAGGTCCAGAGCTTGGTATTACTATTACCTATGAATTTTTCACTCCAACTTTTCAATTGTCCGGCCGCAACCCTCTTTTTAGCATGCACCCTCTTAAATAGATTTTTAATTCACGTGATATCCATACACCAGCTACCACATCCTTGAAGCATGGCAACTTCGGCTAATAGGACTCAAATTAGAAGCGGCTGACAGAGTGGGGATTGGCGACAAGATCCATAAGCAGCGGGTAGTGGTCATAAGCAAGGTTTTGGCTATCGATATGATATTTTCTTTGCCTTAAGATGGAATTTGTGGATATGCTGGTTACCCAAAAATACTACACAACTACCACTTGAAATATTTCAAACAAAATTTAAATAAAAAATTCTAGCTTATACAAATAGGTATTGAACTCCCTAGATAAAGAACTATGAGGCTTACATGATGGTAGCCCTTCTAGGTTAAACATGTTTGTACATTATTGTGAACTTACGTCTGTAGTTAGTACTCTATGTGATAACATCTTCTAGTATGGGGCGATGCAGTAgataaaaatagaaaaaaaatataCATCTTGGGACTCAAAACTGGCTAACGTGTTGATGCGGAGGGCACTCTCTCACCCCTGCACCACATCCTAGTACTATCCGACGAGAGATGGTGCCATATTTAGGTATAGATGTAGCGTTTAAATTCAAAATGTCAAAACAAATCGGTATTTGTTTTTGGCATATGCTTATTTTATGGGAGCACCTACTGGTCAGTCGACTGAGCCCCATACTCATTTCAGTCGAGCAGGGAGGAGTGGAATGCACTGTTTTCATTTCTCCAATGCTTGACGTGTTTGACAAAACACAAGCCCAACCGGCTTGCTTAGCTCTTACCTATACATCCCGGTTAGCTATGCCACATGCAATGTAACCACAAGCATCAAAACATGCAATGCACAATGATGGGCAGTGGAAGGAAACCAACAACGCATGGACACTCCCTgcgaattagtaaaaatacttcAATAGAAAATGAAAGACCGTGGATGTCTCCTAgaggaggagggggggggggggttgaataggcgatttaaaataattacggttgaggcttgaacaaatgcggaataaacctagcggttaatttgtcaagcacaaaacctaagaagactaggctcacctatgtgcaccaacaacttatgctaagcaagacaaacaactatgtgatagcaagatatatgacaaggaacaatatggctatcacaaagtaaagtgcataagtaaagggcccgggtaagagataaccaaggcacacggagacgacgatgtatcccgaagttcacacccttgtggatgctaatctgcgtttggagtggtgtggaggcacaatgctccccaagaagccactagggccaccgtaatctcctcacgccctcgcacaatgcaagatgtcgtgattccactaagggacccttgagggcggtcaccgaacccgtacaaatggcaacccttgggggcggtcaccgaacccgtacactttcgcaacccttgggggcggtcaccgaaacccgtcaaattgcttggggcgatctccacaacctagcTAATTGGAGACTCCGACGCTTGCccagagc contains:
- the LOC109782933 gene encoding ubiquinol oxidase 1b, mitochondrial, which encodes MSSRMAGATLLRHLGPHLFAAAEPASGLAASARGILPAAARIFPARMASTAAGAHAKQEGDAEKPESATAPEQNKKPVASYWGIEPRKLVKDDGTEWPWFSFRPWDTYRPDTSIDVAKHHEPRAVADKVAYLIVRTLRAGSDLFFQRRHASHALLLETVAAVPPMVGGVLLHLRSLRRFEHSGGWIRALMEEAENERMHLMTFMEVTQPLWWERALVLATQGVFFNAYFVGYLISPKFAHRFVGYLEEEAVHSYTEYLKDLEAGLIENTPAPAIAIDYWRLPADARLKDVVIAVRADEAHHRDANHYASDIHYQGMTLNQTPAPLGYH